DNA from Nitriliruptor alkaliphilus DSM 45188:
GTGTCGCCGGCAACGTCGGCATCGCTCAGCGCGACCCCGAGGGGCAGCTGCGAGCTGTCGAAGGGCTCGGTGCCGACGGCCAGCTGCGCCGAGAGGCTGGTGTGGCGGTTGGCGTAGGCGAGCTGGTTGTTCAGGTCGCTCACGCCGTTGGAGCCGGTGAAGGGCGCGAGGGCCAGCGTCGACAGGGTGCCGACGGCGCGGCCCTGGCTGTCGAGGAAGGCCGAGCCGGAGTCACCGGGGACGCCCGGGGTGGCGGTGTAGACGGTGTGGGTCCAGCCACCACCCGACTGGCCGAGGCTGACGCCGGACTTGGGCTTGAGCAGGTCGAGGCCGAGGCGCAGCGAGCTGTTGCCGTAGCTGTAGACCTCCTCGCCGGCCGACGTGGTCGACCCGAGGGCGACGGGGCCGCCCCAGTGCGGCACGGTCGGGTTGACCTTGTCGTGGTCACGCGCGTCGATCCGTACCAGCGCGAAGTCGTTGTAGGCGCAGGCGTTGGCGTCCTGCTCGCCACGCTGCTGCATCGTCAGCCAGCTGGAGTAGACCAGCGTCCCGGGGTGGTCGGCCCCCTCGATGTCGACCCGGCTGCCGAGCGGCAGGGAGCCCGCGTCGCAGCCGTTGGTGTCCGTCGCGGCCCCGAGGCCGGTGCAGTGCGCCGCGGATCCGATGAGGACGTCCGCGCCGTCGGTGAAGACGAAGTTGGCCGTGCACTGGCCGCTGTCGCTGACCAGCTGGACGCCGGGCCGCACGGTGGCGTCCGGGGCGGCGGCCCAGGACGAGGCCTGCGCCGTGGCCGGGGCGAGCAGGCTGGCCGCGAGGGCCGTCGCCATCGCGACGGCGGCGAGGATCGTGCCTCGGCGCGTGCGCGGTACCGCGATCGGATCGTTCATCTGTTCCGCTCCCTCATCACGCGTGGCCACCCGACGACGGGGGACCCACGCGGGCCGGCCCGCTCCCGCGGCACCGGCCTGTCCGGTGTGACTAGTCCCCGGATACTACGCGGTGTCCGAACGGACGGCCTGTCCGGTCGGCCAGGCGCGCTGGAACTTCGCCGCACCGCGGGTCGTACCCGGGCGCGGCGTCAGGGCAGCCCGGCCTCGTCGAGCGCCCGCGCGACGCTCGGCACGTACCTGCTCCCGAACAGGGCGACGTGGACGAGCAGCGGCGCGAGCTGCAGCGCCGGCCGTCGGCGCTCCCACCCGGGCGGCAGCGGCGCGACGGCCTCGTAGCCGGCCCAGAACGCGCGGTCGGGTCCGCCGAAGAGGGTGAGCATGGCGAGGTCGGTCTCACGATCGGCGTGGTGGACGGCGGGGTCGATCAGCCAGCGGCCCCCCACGACGTTGCCCGTCCACAGGTCCCCGTGCACCAGGCTCGGCGCCGGCTCGTGCGCGTCGAGCAACGCGGGGAGCGGCCCCTCGCACGCGGCGGCCAGCCGCCGCCGGAGCGCCGGTGGCAGCAGGGGCAGGTGGGGTCGGATGCGGC
Protein-coding regions in this window:
- a CDS encoding S1 family peptidase produces the protein MNDPIAVPRTRRGTILAAVAMATALAASLLAPATAQASSWAAAPDATVRPGVQLVSDSGQCTANFVFTDGADVLIGSAAHCTGLGAATDTNGCDAGSLPLGSRVDIEGADHPGTLVYSSWLTMQQRGEQDANACAYNDFALVRIDARDHDKVNPTVPHWGGPVALGSTTSAGEEVYSYGNSSLRLGLDLLKPKSGVSLGQSGGGWTHTVYTATPGVPGDSGSAFLDSQGRAVGTLSTLALAPFTGSNGVSDLNNQLAYANRHTSLSAQLAVGTEPFDSSQLPLGVALSDADVAGDTDEDLDLPLLSGEISYAILGTSGTIRF
- a CDS encoding fructosamine kinase family protein — its product is MSLPPLPGGLPTPIRAQPLDGGDVGHVWRAQLPDGRDVVIKATPYDAELEAEGLRALAAAGGPVPAVLAVGTDVLVIEHVTGPADWEHVGAALAGVHGHHGPAFGWHRDNVIGPLPQPNGWAATSGAFVVERRIRPHLPLLPPALRRRLAAACEGPLPALLDAHEPAPSLVHGDLWTGNVVGGRWLIDPAVHHADRETDLAMLTLFGGPDRAFWAGYEAVAPLPPGWERRRPALQLAPLLVHVALFGSRYVPSVARALDEAGLP